One Aegilops tauschii subsp. strangulata cultivar AL8/78 chromosome 7, Aet v6.0, whole genome shotgun sequence genomic window carries:
- the LOC109787498 gene encoding large ribosomal subunit protein eL32z — MAVPLLTRKIVKKRVKHFKRAHSDRYIGLKTSWRRPKGIDSRVRRKFKGCTLMPNIGYGSDKKTRHYLPNKFKKFVVHNVSELELLMMHNRTYCAEIAHNVSTKKRKDIVERAAQLDIVVTNKLARLRSQEDE; from the exons ATGGCGGTGCCGCTTCTGACGAGGAAGATCGTGAAGAAGCGGGTCAAGCACTTCAAGAGGGCCCATAGCGACCGCTACATCGGCCTCAAG ACCAGCTGGCGCAGGCCAAAGGGTATTGATTCCCGTGTCAGGAGAAAGTTCAAGGGATGTACTTTGATGCCCAACATTGGCTATGGTTCtgacaagaagaccaggcattaCCTGCCGAACAAGTTCAAGAAGTTTGTTGTCCACAATGTCTCCGAGCTGGAGCTGCTTATGATGCACAACAG GACATACTGTGCTGAGATCGCCCACAATGTCTCTACCAAGAAGCGAAAGGACATTGTGGAGCGTGCTGCGCAGCTGGATATTGTTGTCACAAACAAGCTTGCTAGGCTTCGGAGCCAGGAGGACGAGTGA